The proteins below are encoded in one region of Pseudomonas sp. SCB32:
- a CDS encoding ABC transporter permease codes for MRHPLLKMLTQRLLLGLLSLWVVSVIILLGVSLLPGDIATEILGQSATPEAVAAFRQTLGLDQPLYLRYFHWLGGMLHGDFGHSLANGRAIAELLATRLPNTLLLALFAALIAVPLALALGFLAAIYRNGVFDRLINVFTLSCISFPEFFLAYLLILGLSVKAGWLPSLASVDASQPLAERLYYMALPALTLTLVVVAHMMRMSRAAIVNLLASPYIEMARLKGLPRWRIILQHALPNAWAPIINVIVLNLAYLVVGVVVVEAVFVYPGMGQLMVDSVKKRDLPVVQACSLVFASTYILLNLSADVLANLANPRLRHPR; via the coding sequence ATGCGTCATCCGTTGTTGAAAATGCTCACCCAGCGCCTGCTGCTGGGGCTGCTCAGCCTGTGGGTGGTCTCGGTCATCATCCTGCTGGGCGTGTCCCTCCTGCCGGGCGACATCGCCACGGAAATCCTCGGCCAGTCGGCCACCCCGGAAGCGGTGGCCGCCTTCCGCCAGACCCTGGGGCTGGATCAGCCGCTGTACCTGCGCTACTTCCACTGGCTGGGGGGGATGCTGCACGGTGACTTCGGCCATTCCCTGGCCAATGGCCGGGCCATCGCCGAGCTGCTCGCCACGCGCCTGCCCAATACCCTGCTGCTGGCGCTGTTCGCCGCGCTGATCGCCGTACCGCTGGCGCTGGCCCTGGGCTTCCTGGCGGCGATCTACCGCAACGGGGTGTTCGACCGCCTGATCAACGTCTTCACCCTGAGCTGCATCTCCTTCCCGGAGTTCTTCCTGGCCTACCTGCTGATCCTGGGGTTGTCGGTGAAGGCCGGCTGGCTGCCCAGCCTGGCCAGCGTCGACGCCAGCCAGCCGCTGGCTGAGCGTCTCTACTACATGGCGCTGCCGGCGTTGACCCTGACACTGGTAGTGGTCGCCCACATGATGCGCATGAGCCGCGCCGCCATCGTCAACCTGCTCGCCAGCCCCTACATCGAAATGGCCCGGCTCAAGGGCCTGCCGCGCTGGCGCATCATCCTCCAGCACGCGCTGCCCAACGCCTGGGCGCCGATCATCAACGTCATCGTGCTCAACCTGGCCTACCTGGTGGTCGGCGTGGTGGTGGTCGAGGCGGTGTTCGTCTATCCCGGCATGGGGCAGCTGATGGTCGACTCGGTGAAGAAGCGCGACCTGCCGGTGGTGCAGGCCTGCAGCCTGGTGTTCGCCTCGACCTACATCCTGCTCAACCTGAGCGCCGACGTCCTGGCCAACCTTGCCAACCCCCGCCTGAGGCACCCGCGATGA
- a CDS encoding aldehyde dehydrogenase family protein: MNQTTDALIHEYFSTGTLAYLPDSHFIDGSWRASAGRETLEVFDPGLGKAFTTVAAGDEEDVDAAVSAADAATRGPWRKMLPADRSRILLRAAEAIRSNAARLAVIETLDNGKTLAEAQSDVRNTARIFEYYAGIADKLQGETIPLGADHFACTQLEPVGVTAHIIPWNYPISTAARGLAPALAAGCTAVLKPAEQTPLSALLLAGLLHQAGLPPGVCNVVNGTGSQVGSALTSHPKVRHVTFTGSVNTGIHVMQAAARNIASVTLELGGKSPAIVLADADLDAAVEDVLWAIYSNAGQICSAGSRLIIERSVHEHFVERLAERARQLRFGHGLRNPDIGAITTPEQLQKIDAYVDGARSRGVRIAAGGRRVCDPASDAGWFFQPTLLDNLPIHDPLVQEEVFGPVLSVQVADNVEHALELANATPFGLAAGIYTRDFSHAMRLARDLDAGQIYINEYFAGGVETPFGGNKRSGFGREKGLEGLRAYYAVKTVTARI; encoded by the coding sequence ATGAACCAGACCACCGATGCCCTGATCCACGAGTACTTCAGCACCGGCACCCTCGCCTACCTGCCCGACTCGCACTTCATCGACGGCAGCTGGCGCGCCAGTGCCGGCCGGGAAACCCTGGAGGTCTTCGACCCCGGCCTGGGCAAGGCCTTCACCACGGTGGCTGCCGGTGACGAGGAGGATGTGGACGCCGCGGTGAGCGCCGCCGACGCCGCCACTCGCGGCCCCTGGCGCAAGATGCTGCCCGCCGACCGCAGCCGCATCCTGTTGCGCGCCGCCGAGGCGATTCGCAGCAACGCCGCGCGCCTGGCGGTGATCGAGACACTCGACAACGGCAAGACCCTGGCCGAGGCGCAGAGCGACGTGCGCAATACCGCGCGGATCTTCGAGTACTACGCCGGCATCGCCGACAAGCTGCAGGGCGAGACCATCCCCCTGGGCGCCGATCACTTCGCCTGCACCCAGCTCGAACCGGTGGGCGTGACGGCGCACATCATCCCCTGGAACTACCCCATTTCCACCGCCGCCCGCGGGCTCGCCCCGGCCCTGGCGGCGGGTTGCACGGCGGTGCTCAAGCCCGCCGAGCAGACCCCGCTCAGTGCCCTGCTGCTGGCCGGGCTGCTACACCAGGCGGGACTGCCGCCGGGCGTCTGCAACGTGGTGAACGGCACCGGCAGCCAGGTCGGCAGCGCGCTGACCAGCCACCCAAAGGTGCGCCACGTGACCTTCACCGGCTCGGTCAACACCGGCATCCATGTGATGCAGGCGGCGGCGCGCAATATCGCCAGCGTCACCCTGGAACTGGGTGGTAAGTCCCCGGCCATCGTCCTCGCCGACGCTGATCTGGATGCCGCAGTGGAGGACGTGCTCTGGGCCATCTATTCCAACGCCGGGCAGATCTGCTCCGCCGGCTCGCGGTTGATCATCGAGCGCAGCGTGCATGAGCACTTCGTCGAGCGTCTGGCCGAGCGCGCACGTCAGCTCAGGTTCGGACACGGCCTGCGCAATCCTGATATCGGCGCCATCACCACCCCGGAACAATTGCAGAAAATCGATGCCTACGTGGACGGCGCGCGTAGCCGTGGTGTGCGCATCGCCGCCGGTGGCCGGCGTGTCTGCGATCCCGCATCCGATGCCGGCTGGTTCTTCCAGCCGACGCTTCTGGATAACCTGCCGATACACGATCCGCTGGTGCAGGAAGAAGTCTTCGGGCCGGTGCTCTCGGTGCAGGTCGCCGACAACGTCGAGCACGCGCTGGAACTGGCCAATGCCACGCCCTTCGGCCTCGCCGCCGGTATCTACACCCGCGACTTCTCGCACGCGATGCGCCTTGCGCGAGACCTGGATGCCGGGCAGATCTACATCAACGAATACTTCGCCGGCGGCGTGGAAACACCTTTTGGCGGAAACAAGCGCTCCGGCTTCGGGCGTGAGAAAGGACTGGAGGGACTACGCGCCTACTATGCGGTGAAGACCGTCACCGCCCGCATCTGA
- a CDS encoding GMC family oxidoreductase: MASVGEFDYIIVGSGSAGSVLADRLSSDGASVLVLEAGGSDRRFWIKVPIGYGRTFYDERVNWKYSTEPDPATKERRSYWPRGRVIGGSSSINAMVYCRGLPVDFDGWRQLGNLGWGWSDVLPYYERSERRVDAQGNAQPGGPLYVSDVSEELHPLREHFFAAARELGLPFTSDFNGANPEGVGSYQINTHAGMRCSAADAFLRPALRRSNVRLITQALARRVLFDGHRAMGIEFERNGELLQARARREVILSAGAINSPQLLQLSGVGPAELLQRLGIPVVLDQPLVGGQLQDHLGINYFYRSTEPTLNNQLAPLHGKLLAGMRYLLTRRGPLSVSVNQSGGFVRADEHSGAPDMQLYFNPVTYSTAPEGKRPLMSPDPFPGFIISFQPCRPLSRGRIDIRSANPRETPVIRPNYLSEEEDIRGVIAGGRLIQRLMRTQALRRLAKEAMPPDLDGMDDAQILDDFRERCGSVFHPVGTCGMGTDAHRSVVDTRLRVHGLQGLRVVDASIFPTITSGNTNAPTIMVAQKAADLILADHKQKVSA; this comes from the coding sequence ATGGCGTCAGTGGGCGAGTTCGACTACATCATCGTTGGCAGCGGATCGGCCGGATCGGTGCTCGCCGACCGACTCTCCAGCGACGGGGCGTCGGTGCTGGTGCTGGAAGCGGGCGGCAGCGACCGGCGCTTCTGGATCAAGGTGCCGATCGGCTACGGCCGGACCTTCTACGACGAGCGGGTCAACTGGAAGTACAGCACCGAGCCCGATCCGGCCACCAAGGAGCGCCGCAGCTACTGGCCGCGCGGCCGGGTGATCGGCGGCTCCAGCTCGATCAACGCGATGGTCTATTGCCGTGGCCTGCCGGTGGACTTCGACGGTTGGCGCCAGCTCGGCAACCTTGGCTGGGGCTGGAGCGACGTGCTGCCCTACTACGAGCGCAGCGAGCGGCGTGTCGACGCCCAGGGCAACGCCCAGCCCGGCGGCCCCTTGTACGTGTCCGATGTCAGCGAGGAACTGCATCCGCTACGCGAACACTTCTTCGCCGCCGCCCGCGAACTCGGCCTGCCCTTCACCTCGGACTTCAACGGGGCCAATCCCGAGGGCGTGGGCAGCTACCAGATCAATACCCACGCCGGCATGCGCTGCTCCGCCGCCGACGCCTTCCTGCGCCCGGCCCTGCGCCGCAGCAACGTGCGGCTGATCACCCAGGCGCTGGCGCGGCGGGTGCTGTTCGACGGGCACAGGGCGATGGGCATCGAGTTCGAGCGCAACGGCGAACTGCTCCAGGCACGCGCCCGTCGCGAGGTGATCCTCAGCGCCGGGGCGATCAACTCCCCGCAACTGCTCCAACTGTCCGGCGTCGGCCCCGCCGAGCTGCTGCAGCGCCTCGGCATCCCGGTGGTGCTCGACCAGCCACTGGTGGGCGGACAACTGCAGGACCACCTGGGCATCAACTACTTCTACCGCTCCACCGAGCCGACCCTGAACAACCAACTGGCGCCGCTGCACGGCAAGCTGCTCGCCGGCATGCGCTACCTGCTGACCCGTCGCGGACCGCTGAGCGTCAGCGTCAACCAGTCCGGCGGCTTCGTCCGCGCCGACGAGCACAGTGGCGCGCCGGACATGCAGCTGTATTTCAACCCGGTCACCTACTCGACGGCACCCGAAGGCAAGCGTCCGCTGATGAGCCCCGATCCGTTCCCCGGCTTCATCATTTCCTTTCAGCCCTGCCGCCCGCTGAGCCGGGGACGCATCGACATCCGCTCGGCGAACCCACGGGAAACCCCGGTGATCCGTCCCAACTACCTGAGCGAGGAAGAGGACATCCGTGGCGTGATCGCCGGCGGCCGCCTGATCCAGCGCCTGATGCGCACCCAGGCGCTGCGCCGGCTGGCCAAGGAAGCCATGCCGCCGGACCTCGACGGGATGGACGATGCGCAGATCCTCGACGACTTCCGCGAGCGCTGCGGCTCGGTCTTCCACCCTGTCGGCACCTGCGGCATGGGCACCGACGCGCACCGTTCGGTGGTCGACACCCGCTTGCGCGTCCACGGCCTGCAAGGGCTGCGCGTGGTCGATGCGTCGATCTTCCCCACCATCACCTCCGGCAACACCAACGCCCCTACCATCATGGTGGCGCAGAAGGCCGCGGACCTGATCCTGGCCGATCACAAGCAAAAGGTAAGCGCATGA
- a CDS encoding ABC transporter ATP-binding protein produces the protein MSNDSAKRQRDELLLKIDGLHVQALDGKPIIRGIDLQLRRGEVLGLIGESGAGKSTLGLSAMGYERPGCRISAGSILFDGEDLAQAPESRKRQLWGSRIAYVAQSAAASFNPAHRLIDQYVETAVQHGVMPEQQARADAVEMFRRMRLPQPESFGLRYPHQVSGGQLQRAMTAMAMACRPDLIVFDEPTTALDVTTQLEVLATIRDLVRQFHTAALYITHDLAVVAQMADRIMVLRHGQTVEEAATRDMLDNPREAYTRTLWSVRSLQHETRLAESQAPLLALSNISASYGPLPVLQDVSLEIPEGATVAVVGESGSGKSTLARVLTGLLPRNRGTLAFQGEPLPPRCQSRSPATLKNIQMIYQMPDTALNPRQRIREILGRPLAFYLGLKGAQKEARLGELMEQIELPPEQFLDRFPGELSGGQKQRICIARALAAEPRLIICDEITSALDQVVAKGVLLLLKRLQQQLGLSYLFITHDLDTVRSIADHIVVMHQGRIVEQGPAPQVLAPPHHDYTARLLASVPQMDPDWLTRRLAARAATPGVPA, from the coding sequence ATGAGCAATGACAGCGCAAAGCGCCAACGCGACGAACTGCTGCTGAAGATCGACGGGCTGCACGTCCAGGCGCTGGACGGCAAGCCGATCATCCGCGGCATCGATCTGCAACTGCGGCGGGGCGAAGTCCTCGGCCTGATCGGCGAATCTGGGGCCGGCAAGTCCACCCTCGGGCTGTCGGCCATGGGCTACGAGCGTCCAGGCTGCCGGATCAGCGCCGGCAGCATCCTCTTCGATGGCGAAGACCTGGCCCAGGCGCCGGAATCCCGCAAGCGGCAGCTCTGGGGCTCGCGCATCGCCTATGTGGCGCAATCGGCGGCGGCCTCGTTCAACCCGGCGCACCGGCTGATCGATCAGTATGTGGAAACCGCCGTGCAGCACGGCGTCATGCCCGAGCAACAGGCGCGGGCGGACGCCGTCGAGATGTTCCGCCGCATGCGCCTGCCGCAGCCGGAGAGCTTCGGCCTGCGCTACCCGCACCAGGTCTCCGGTGGCCAGCTGCAGCGCGCCATGACCGCCATGGCGATGGCCTGCCGTCCCGACCTGATCGTCTTCGACGAGCCCACCACGGCACTGGACGTCACCACCCAGCTGGAGGTGCTGGCCACCATCCGCGACCTGGTCCGCCAGTTCCACACCGCCGCGCTGTACATCACCCACGACCTGGCGGTGGTCGCGCAGATGGCCGACCGCATCATGGTCCTGCGCCACGGCCAGACCGTGGAGGAAGCCGCCACCCGCGACATGCTCGACAACCCACGGGAGGCCTACACCCGTACGCTCTGGTCGGTACGTTCGCTGCAGCACGAAACCCGGCTCGCCGAAAGCCAGGCGCCACTGCTCGCCCTCTCGAACATCAGCGCCAGCTATGGCCCGCTGCCCGTGCTGCAGGACGTCTCGCTGGAGATTCCAGAGGGCGCGACCGTCGCCGTGGTCGGCGAGTCCGGCTCCGGCAAGTCGACCCTGGCGCGGGTGCTCACCGGACTGCTGCCGCGCAACCGTGGGACGCTGGCCTTCCAGGGAGAGCCCCTGCCACCGCGCTGCCAGTCGCGCTCCCCGGCGACGCTGAAGAACATCCAGATGATCTACCAGATGCCGGATACGGCGCTGAACCCGCGCCAGCGCATCCGCGAGATCCTCGGCCGTCCGCTGGCCTTCTATCTCGGACTGAAGGGAGCGCAGAAGGAAGCACGCCTGGGCGAGCTGATGGAGCAGATCGAGCTACCGCCCGAACAGTTCCTCGACCGTTTCCCGGGCGAACTCTCCGGCGGGCAGAAGCAGCGCATCTGCATCGCCCGCGCGCTGGCGGCCGAGCCCCGGCTGATCATCTGCGACGAAATCACCTCGGCGCTGGACCAGGTGGTGGCCAAGGGCGTCCTGCTGCTGCTCAAGCGCCTGCAACAGCAGTTGGGCCTGTCCTACCTGTTCATCACCCATGACCTGGATACCGTGCGCAGCATCGCCGACCACATCGTGGTCATGCACCAAGGGCGGATCGTCGAGCAGGGCCCGGCGCCCCAGGTGCTCGCCCCGCCCCACCACGATTACACCGCACGCCTGCTGGCCTCGGTGCCGCAGATGGACCCGGACTGGCTGACCCGTCGGCTGGCCGCCCGCGCCGCAACCCCTGGAGTTCCCGCATGA
- a CDS encoding ABC transporter permease: MLRAVRHAPWSAQLGLLIIVLYTLAALLTPWIAPYGESQVVASEFEPWSQQFLLGTDNLGRDLFTRLLYGGRNTLGIVLLATCLAFLLGGIAGLLAAVRGGWTDQLLSRLVDVLMAIPQLIFALLLLTLFGTSVPMLIAIIAVLDSTRVFRLTRAVASGVVVLDFVEAARLRGESTAWIMFREVLPNILPPLVAEFGLRFCFTFLFISALSFLGLGIQPPTADWGSMVRDNATLISYGEITPLLPAAAIAILTIGVNFVVDWFLHMTSGLHDEQ; this comes from the coding sequence ATGCTCCGCGCGGTGCGCCACGCACCCTGGAGCGCTCAGCTGGGCCTGCTGATCATCGTCCTCTACACGCTGGCGGCGCTGCTCACGCCCTGGATCGCCCCCTACGGCGAATCCCAGGTGGTCGCCAGCGAGTTCGAGCCCTGGAGCCAGCAGTTCCTGCTGGGCACCGACAACCTCGGGCGCGACCTCTTCACCCGCCTGCTCTACGGCGGCCGCAACACCCTGGGCATCGTCCTGCTGGCCACCTGCCTGGCGTTCCTCCTGGGCGGCATCGCCGGCCTGCTGGCGGCGGTGCGCGGCGGCTGGACCGACCAGCTGCTGTCGCGCCTGGTGGACGTGCTGATGGCGATTCCACAGCTGATCTTCGCCCTGCTGCTGCTCACCCTGTTCGGCACCTCGGTGCCGATGCTGATCGCCATCATCGCCGTGCTCGACTCCACCCGGGTATTCCGCCTGACCCGCGCGGTGGCCTCCGGCGTCGTGGTGCTGGACTTCGTCGAAGCCGCCCGCCTGCGCGGCGAGAGCACGGCGTGGATCATGTTCCGCGAAGTGCTGCCGAACATCCTGCCGCCGCTGGTGGCCGAGTTCGGCCTGCGCTTCTGCTTCACCTTCCTGTTCATCAGCGCCCTGAGTTTCCTCGGCCTGGGCATCCAGCCGCCCACTGCAGACTGGGGCTCGATGGTCCGCGACAACGCCACCCTGATCAGCTACGGCGAAATCACTCCGCTGCTGCCGGCCGCGGCCATCGCCATCCTCACCATCGGGGTGAACTTCGTAGTGGACTGGTTCCTGCACATGACGAGTGGACTGCACGATGAGCAATGA
- a CDS encoding mandelate racemase/muconate lactonizing enzyme family protein, with the protein MMRISKLETFCNAHVGFVRVTSECGQIGWGQLSTYNADITAQVFHRQIAPWALGADAQDIEQLVNVIPEREHKFPGSYLYRALAGLDTALWDLKGKAAGKPVVELLGGTPGKLRAYASSMKRDITPEAEAERMQRLRDRYGFDAFKFRVGRECGHDRDEWPGRTEAIVPVMRRALGDGAELLVDGNSGYSPRRAIEVGRLLEQHGIVHFEEPCPYWELEQTRQVTQALALDVTGGEQDCELATWRRMIDMKAVDIVQPDVLYLGGICRSLQVAGMAAEAGLPVTPHSANLSLVTLFTMHFLKSLPNAGKYLELSIEGLDYYPWQDGLFVESPYRVEDGQVSVGDAPGWGVEIAPQWLEKSTYQISEASR; encoded by the coding sequence ATGATGCGAATCAGCAAGCTCGAAACGTTCTGCAACGCCCATGTAGGGTTCGTGCGGGTCACCAGCGAGTGCGGGCAGATCGGCTGGGGGCAACTGTCCACCTACAACGCCGACATCACCGCCCAGGTCTTCCACCGGCAGATCGCGCCCTGGGCACTGGGCGCCGACGCCCAGGACATCGAACAGCTGGTCAACGTGATTCCCGAGCGCGAGCACAAGTTTCCCGGCAGCTACCTGTACCGCGCCCTCGCCGGGCTGGATACCGCGCTGTGGGACCTCAAGGGCAAGGCCGCCGGCAAGCCGGTGGTCGAACTGCTCGGCGGCACGCCAGGCAAGCTGCGCGCCTATGCCTCGTCGATGAAGCGCGACATCACCCCGGAAGCCGAAGCCGAGCGCATGCAGCGCCTGCGTGACCGCTACGGCTTCGACGCCTTCAAGTTCCGCGTGGGCCGCGAGTGCGGCCACGATCGTGACGAATGGCCGGGCCGCACCGAAGCCATAGTACCGGTCATGCGCCGCGCCCTGGGCGATGGGGCGGAACTGCTGGTCGACGGCAACTCCGGCTATTCGCCGCGCCGTGCCATCGAGGTCGGGCGCCTGCTGGAACAGCACGGCATCGTCCACTTCGAAGAACCCTGCCCCTACTGGGAACTGGAGCAGACCCGCCAGGTCACCCAGGCGCTGGCGCTGGACGTCACCGGCGGCGAACAGGACTGCGAGCTGGCGACCTGGCGACGGATGATCGACATGAAGGCGGTGGACATCGTGCAGCCGGACGTCCTCTACCTGGGCGGCATCTGCCGCTCGCTGCAGGTGGCCGGCATGGCCGCCGAAGCCGGCCTGCCGGTCACCCCGCACAGCGCCAACCTGTCGCTGGTGACGCTGTTCACCATGCACTTCCTCAAGTCCCTGCCCAACGCCGGCAAGTACCTGGAGCTGTCCATCGAAGGGCTGGACTACTACCCCTGGCAGGACGGCCTGTTCGTCGAGTCGCCCTACCGCGTGGAAGACGGCCAGGTCAGCGTGGGCGACGCGCCCGGCTGGGGCGTGGAAATCGCACCGCAGTGGCTGGAAAAGTCCACCTACCAGATCAGCGAGGCCAGCCGATGA
- a CDS encoding ABC transporter substrate-binding protein: MGNHIDDLVQRLRLGQIDRRTFMKGMFAAGAGAALSAGLAGQVFAAGEAGTPKRGGHFKLGIASGSTTDSFDPGTYGDNYMQSVGHSVHNYLTEISNSGELVGELAQSWEPSPDAKTWTFTLRNGVEFHNGKSLEADDVVASLNHHRGPDSRSAASSILAPISDIRADGKNRVIVTLSGGNADFPYLVSDYHLPIMPSKDGAVDANAGVGCGAYIRESFDPGVKTMVKRNPNYWKTDRGWFDSVEFLVIADVGARTNALNTGEIHAMNGCDLKTVHLLKRNPKLEVSSIKGGQHYSLPMNVTQAPFTDPNIRLALKHAIDRDALLQTILRGHGEVANDHPINSGYRYFDSQIPQRQYDPDKARYYLKQAGLDSLKVDLSAADAAFSGSVDTAVLFKEHAAKAGIDINVVREPNDGYWKNVWMKKAWSMDYWGGKPTEDWAFSLVYGKGAAWNETFWDNARFNELLVNARSELDDAKRRQMYGEMQLLLRDQGGALIPLFANYVDGISTLIGHGRLGNNWDLDGLRAAERWWFA; this comes from the coding sequence ATGGGCAACCACATCGACGACCTCGTACAACGCCTGCGCCTCGGGCAGATCGACCGCCGCACCTTCATGAAAGGCATGTTCGCCGCGGGCGCGGGCGCGGCCCTGAGCGCCGGCCTGGCCGGCCAGGTGTTCGCCGCCGGAGAGGCCGGCACGCCCAAGCGCGGCGGCCATTTCAAGCTGGGCATCGCCTCCGGCTCGACCACCGACTCCTTCGACCCGGGCACCTACGGCGACAACTACATGCAGTCGGTGGGGCATTCGGTCCACAACTACCTGACCGAGATCAGCAACAGCGGCGAGCTGGTGGGCGAACTGGCGCAGAGCTGGGAGCCCTCGCCCGACGCCAAGACCTGGACCTTCACCCTGCGCAACGGCGTGGAGTTCCACAACGGCAAGTCCCTGGAAGCCGACGACGTGGTGGCCTCGCTCAATCACCACCGCGGGCCGGACTCCCGCTCCGCCGCCAGCAGCATCCTGGCGCCGATCAGCGACATCCGCGCGGACGGCAAGAACCGCGTCATCGTCACCCTGAGCGGCGGCAACGCCGACTTCCCCTATCTGGTCTCGGACTACCACCTGCCGATCATGCCGTCCAAGGACGGCGCGGTGGACGCGAACGCCGGCGTCGGTTGCGGCGCCTACATCCGCGAGAGCTTCGATCCGGGCGTGAAGACCATGGTCAAGCGCAACCCCAACTACTGGAAGACCGACCGCGGCTGGTTCGACTCGGTGGAATTCCTGGTGATCGCCGACGTCGGCGCCCGCACCAACGCGCTGAACACCGGCGAAATCCACGCCATGAACGGCTGCGACCTGAAGACGGTGCACCTGCTCAAGCGCAACCCGAAGCTTGAGGTCTCCTCGATCAAGGGTGGTCAGCACTACAGCCTGCCGATGAACGTCACCCAGGCCCCCTTCACCGATCCCAACATCCGCCTGGCGCTCAAGCACGCCATCGACCGCGACGCCCTGCTACAGACCATCCTGCGCGGCCACGGCGAAGTCGCCAACGATCACCCGATCAACTCGGGCTACCGCTACTTCGACAGCCAGATTCCCCAGCGGCAATACGACCCGGACAAGGCCCGCTACTACCTCAAGCAGGCCGGGCTGGACAGTCTCAAGGTCGACCTCAGCGCCGCCGACGCGGCCTTTTCAGGCTCGGTGGATACCGCCGTGCTGTTCAAGGAGCACGCGGCCAAGGCCGGCATCGACATCAATGTGGTGCGCGAGCCCAACGACGGCTACTGGAAGAACGTCTGGATGAAGAAGGCCTGGAGCATGGACTACTGGGGCGGCAAACCCACGGAAGACTGGGCCTTCTCCCTGGTGTACGGCAAGGGCGCGGCGTGGAACGAAACCTTCTGGGACAACGCGCGCTTCAACGAGCTGCTGGTCAATGCCCGCTCCGAACTGGACGACGCCAAACGCCGGCAGATGTACGGCGAGATGCAGCTGCTGCTGCGCGACCAGGGCGGCGCGCTGATTCCGCTGTTCGCCAACTACGTCGATGGCATTTCCACCCTGATCGGACACGGGCGGCTGGGCAACAACTGGGACCTGGACGGCCTGCGCGCCGCCGAACGCTGGTGGTTCGCCTGA
- a CDS encoding heme-binding protein, producing MKHKPQLTQLETDRMLRVARDEAQSNQWAVSIAIVDDGGHLLAFERLDGCAPIATYIATEKARTSALGRRESGAYESMINGGRHAFLSAPMLQGMLEGGVPVLVDGQVVGAVGVSGVMAAQDAQVARKAISALES from the coding sequence ATGAAGCACAAACCGCAGCTGACCCAGCTGGAAACCGACCGCATGCTGCGTGTCGCCCGAGATGAAGCCCAGAGCAACCAATGGGCGGTGTCGATCGCCATCGTCGACGACGGCGGTCACCTGCTGGCGTTCGAGCGCCTCGACGGTTGCGCGCCGATCGCCACCTATATCGCCACCGAGAAGGCGCGCACCTCGGCGCTGGGTCGCCGGGAGTCCGGAGCCTACGAAAGCATGATCAACGGAGGGCGCCACGCGTTCCTCAGCGCGCCGATGTTGCAGGGCATGCTCGAAGGCGGCGTGCCGGTGCTGGTCGATGGACAGGTCGTCGGCGCGGTGGGCGTGTCCGGTGTGATGGCGGCCCAGGATGCCCAGGTCGCCCGCAAGGCGATCTCGGCGCTGGAATCCTGA